DNA from Cupriavidus necator N-1:
CGAGACCTGGACCTGGTGCCCGGCATCGCGCAAGCGCTGCACGGCAAAGTCGCGGATCGCCCCGTTGAGCGACCTCGGTTCCGGATGGGCATAGACAAGCAATACGTTCATGACAGCGGCTTCCAATGATTGAGTGAAGCCAGCATAGGCCGTCGTCCGCTATATTAGAAATGAATATCCAATATCCCTGGTATTGTCATGACTAATCTCAGGCGGCTGGACCTGAACCTGCTGGTGACGCTGGATGTGCTGCTGTCCGAGCACAACGTGACCCGCGCGGCGCAGCGGCTGCACCTGTCACAGCCTTCGGTCAGCGTCCACCTGTCCAGGCTGCGTGATTACTTCGGCGACCCGTTGCTGTTGCCGGGCCCGCGCGGCATGCGCCCCACCGCCAAGGCCGAATCGCTGCGCGAACCGTTGCGTGAAGCGCTGGGCGCGCTGGAGCACGCGGTCTCGTCCGATAGTCCGTTCGATCCCGCTGCCTCGACCCACACCTGGCGCGTGGCCGCGACCGACTACGGCGAATCGACCATCGTGCTGCCGGCGCTGCAGGCGCTGCGCATGGCGGCTCCCGGCGCGCGCCTGGCCGTAGTGGAGATGGTGCCGCCGCGCATCGCCCGGCAGGCCGAGCGTGCCGAACTGGACCTGGCCCTCCACACCACCGATGGCTCGCCGCCGGGCCTGCACCGGCGCGCCCTGTTCACCGAGCGCTATGTGCTGGTGGGTCGCGCCGGTCATCCGCGGCTGAAGCGGCGGCCCACGCTTGCGCAGTTCTGCGCGCTCGACCACGTGATCGTGTCGCCGGACGGCGGCGGCTTTTACGGCGTCACCGACGAGGCGCTGGCGCTGGCCGGCATGCAGCGGCGTGTCGTGCTGTCCGTGCCCCACTTCCTGTTTGTCACGTCGGCCGTCGCCAGCACCGATCTGGTGGCGATGCTGCCCGAGCGGTTGGTGCGCGGCGTGCCGGCAGTAAAGGTGGTGGAACCGCCAGTCGAAGTGCCGGGCTATGAGATGTCGATGTTGTGGCCAGAGCGCGTGCATCGCGATCCGGCACACCGCTGGCTGCGTGAACTCATCGCCACATTGGTCTAGCCGACAGCGCCCCGTACTTTTGCATACAAACCTGGAATACAATCAACGCTTTCAACGCCGCGGCATGGGGTGGATAACCCGGTGCCGCCCCAGTTTTGGAGGAGACCATGACGTATTCAGAAACGGGCCTGACTTCCCGCCACGTGGCCGCGCTCGCGCCGATCGAGGACTACCTGCAGGGCCATATCACCGGCAAGGCCGAATTCATGTACAAGGCGTTTGCCGCCGACGCGCGCATCGTCTCGTTCCGTGACGGCAAGCTGCATTCGCTGACGGTTGAGGAGTTCACCTCGGCGCGCTGCCCCGGCCATCCCGCGGCGGACGAGGCGCAGCGCAAGCGCCTTATCACGCAGTTCGATGTGGTGGGCAATGCCGGCGTCGCCAAGGTGGTGCTGGAATACCCGGGCGTGACCTTCACCGACTATATGACGCTGCTGGAGATCGACGGCGTCTGGAAGATCGTCAACAAGACTTTCAGCGCCGCACCGCGCTGAAGATAGGACATCCGCTGCGGCAAAGCGCCGCAGCACAGGCCTACTTTGCGGCTGCAGGCAATCCTGCCTTTGACATCGGCCCGAAGAACATTGCCTTCATCCGCCCGCGCCCGACCACGCGCGCCACTTCGGCAATCACGCAGTCGTTGAGTTGCGTTCAGCCCGGCAGCACCGCCGTCGCTTCGATCTCGAACAGCATATTGTCCAGCGCCAGCCGCGGCACCGGAATCAGCGTGCAGGCCGGCGTTGGCTTGTCGCCCCACATCTCGCGCAGCGCCGCGCCGAAGGTGCGCAGGCGGTCGTGCGAGTGGTCGACCACCAGCACCGTGAGCTTAGCCACATCGCCCACGTCGGCACCTGCCGCTTGCAGCGCGATGCGCAGGTTCTGCATGGCGCGCGCCACCTGGCGCGGAAAATCGAGCGGCAGGCAACCGGCCGCGTCCTCACCGCCCTGCCCCGCGATATAGACGATGCGGGCCGGGCCTTCCACCATGGCCACATGCGAATAGCCGTTGGGCCGCGGGTCGTACAGCCCCTCGGGATTGATGAGGCTCAGCGAGGGATTGGGGCGGGCGACCGGCATGGTGGGCATGGAAGGCAGCGCGGGCATCGAGGGTGAACGCAAGGATGAGGGCGAGAAGGGGAACATGATCATCAGCTCTGTATTTGAGGCGTGGCGAACAGTGGAGTCGCAAGTATCAAACCTCAACTTAGCTTGAGGTCAAGCGCGGCCTTGGTGGTAGCATGGACATTCCTCCGTTCCACTGGTGTCTTCCACTGCCGATGGCCTCCGCGAACAAGCCCCCTTCACCGCGCCGGCGCCGTACCGCGCCCTCAGAAGAACTGCTCTCCGTCGGCGAAGTCGCCGCGCGCACGGGCATCGCCGTGTCCGCCCTGCATTTCTATGAATCGCGCGGCTTGATCGCCAGCACCCGCAGCGGGGGCAACCAGCGCCGCTATGCGCGCGCCGTGCTGCGGCGGCTGGCCGTGATCCGCGTGGCGCAGCGCATGGGGCTGCCGCTGGCGGTGATCGCCGATGCCATGCAGAAGCTGCCGGACGGGCGTGCGCCCACTGTGGCCGACTGGCGCCGGCTGTCGGCCAGCTGGCGCGATGACCTGGATGAACGCATTCGCACGCTCACGCAATTGCGTGACCAGCTAGATGGGTGTATCGGGTGTGGGTGTCTGTCGTTGAAGGCGTGTCCGTTGCGCAATCCGCATGACGCGCTGGCCGGGGAAGGGCCGGGGCCGCATTTCCCGCCTACTGGAATGTCTGCAGGTAAGCCAGCAGATCGCTGATCTGCTTGTCATCACTGAGACCCCAGAAGCGCATCTTCGTGCCAGGCACGACCTTGCCGGGCGAATGGATGAAGGCACGCAGCGTGTCATGCGACCACACCACCTTTGAAGCGCGCATTGCCTCCGAATACTGGAAATCACTGGTGCCGCCCGCGGCACGGCCGAAGATGCCGTTCAGCTGCGGGCCAAAGCCTGCGCGCGCGTTGCGGCCGACGTGGTGGCACGAGGCGCAGCGCGTGGTGAACAGCGCCTTGCCGGCCTGGATATCGGCGGCGGCAGTGGCTGCGGTGGGGATGGCGGTGAAGGCGGTCAGGGCCAGCAGGACAAGGGCGGTACGGGGCATGGAGCAGCTAAGGAAGGAAAGAGCTTCGGCAACGGGGTTGCATGATACAGGCGTAGCCAAGACGTCCCAGCCCTGCAGCAGGGTTACACCACGTCACACTTGCAACACTTCGCGCGCCCCATATTACAAGCCCGCCCCCTACAGTGAGCCCATGTCCAACGCCCCTTGGGAGGCAACCATGAAACGAATCATCGCAATGGCGGTAGCAGGTGGTGCAATGCTGGTGGCCAGCGCCGGGGCTCACGCCGGTGTGAATATCGATATCGGCATCGGCGTGCCGGGCGTGGTGGTGGCCCAGCCGGCGCCGGTCTATCGTCCGGCCCCGGTCTATGCTCCCGCGCCGGTATATGCGCCGGCTCCGGTTGCCTATGCGCCCAGCCCGGTAGTGGTGGCACCGCGCCCCGTCGTGGTGGCACCGGTGCCGGTACGCTATGACTATGACCGCGGCTATCGCAGGGACTACCACCGGGACTACTACCGGGAAGGCTATCGAGACAACCGCCGCGACTGGCGCGAGCGCGAATGGGCATATCGTCATGGCGACAATGACGGCCACGGCCACGGGCGCCGCTGGGACTGACGGGACTGATGGGACTGATGGGACTGATGGGACTGATGGGACTGATGGGACTGATGGGACTGATGGGACTGATGGGACTGATGGGGCGGGCGCCCGGCCACGGCCGCGGCGCCCGCCTGCAAGGATTCGCCAGTCAGGCTACCCTGTCGGCAATTTCCAGATCCGGGCCGGGGCCACGCCCCTGCCCACGCCAGGAGTAGCCATGCCCCAACCCATCAAGATCGACTTCGTCTCCGACATTGCCTGCCCCTGGTGCGC
Protein-coding regions in this window:
- a CDS encoding LysR family transcriptional regulator, with the protein product MTNLRRLDLNLLVTLDVLLSEHNVTRAAQRLHLSQPSVSVHLSRLRDYFGDPLLLPGPRGMRPTAKAESLREPLREALGALEHAVSSDSPFDPAASTHTWRVAATDYGESTIVLPALQALRMAAPGARLAVVEMVPPRIARQAERAELDLALHTTDGSPPGLHRRALFTERYVLVGRAGHPRLKRRPTLAQFCALDHVIVSPDGGGFYGVTDEALALAGMQRRVVLSVPHFLFVTSAVASTDLVAMLPERLVRGVPAVKVVEPPVEVPGYEMSMLWPERVHRDPAHRWLRELIATLV
- a CDS encoding nuclear transport factor 2 family protein yields the protein MTYSETGLTSRHVAALAPIEDYLQGHITGKAEFMYKAFAADARIVSFRDGKLHSLTVEEFTSARCPGHPAADEAQRKRLITQFDVVGNAGVAKVVLEYPGVTFTDYMTLLEIDGVWKIVNKTFSAAPR
- a CDS encoding RidA family protein — encoded protein: MPVARPNPSLSLINPEGLYDPRPNGYSHVAMVEGPARIVYIAGQGGEDAAGCLPLDFPRQVARAMQNLRIALQAAGADVGDVAKLTVLVVDHSHDRLRTFGAALREMWGDKPTPACTLIPVPRLALDNMLFEIEATAVLPG
- the soxR gene encoding redox-sensitive transcriptional activator SoxR — translated: MASANKPPSPRRRRTAPSEELLSVGEVAARTGIAVSALHFYESRGLIASTRSGGNQRRYARAVLRRLAVIRVAQRMGLPLAVIADAMQKLPDGRAPTVADWRRLSASWRDDLDERIRTLTQLRDQLDGCIGCGCLSLKACPLRNPHDALAGEGPGPHFPPTGMSAGKPADR
- a CDS encoding c-type cytochrome encodes the protein MPRTALVLLALTAFTAIPTAATAAADIQAGKALFTTRCASCHHVGRNARAGFGPQLNGIFGRAAGGTSDFQYSEAMRASKVVWSHDTLRAFIHSPGKVVPGTKMRFWGLSDDKQISDLLAYLQTFQ